The Euphorbia lathyris chromosome 8, ddEupLath1.1, whole genome shotgun sequence genome has a window encoding:
- the LOC136202419 gene encoding protein ANTI-SILENCING 1 has translation MVQENEVESIEFKWGIKRGLGGKKKDVQFYESFMYDSVEYRLYDSVYMYMESEPEPFIGKIIKIWETSDKTKKVKILWFFRPCEISNYLQDNTASANELFLASGTGAGLANINPVEAIAGKCNAVCISKDSRNPQPSIEELEMADFIFYRTFDVGRCVISEKINDEIAGVDVKLLFNKVNSHKDTFENNLHTNGTSVLPENTLGESKTLSVDGDRSSIDISVIQRANSKFPVFDVKSPLAQDHELAEMVKVDHTPESLFGGKSKSNSKGKESAIAKHKSSLGVKYTSNIGGQLGEESMLDELQKNIATNTIDSRSNDKEILDLKLGVESKSVLEKGNAPNIVVDIGKRMNNNGRESSSYGKITSKSKDHLVMGGIEVGKFSSSVVKVNDKLKSMKVSGRVDEGPRNIEQLDGSEKVYDETKKKIVQKLHHDSRGGEFKPDQMLIASREKFKRECAKDSHGSENNSSKKPKLDEQVTSYVDNQLPKASPTEATNVVKRSSSKTFEVTPREEVENKNKWFNGLAWKEWIPNAQEQGRLVLLQNLDPSYTVKEVQDIVWHAFGESCSVMLIQRTAVSSPYSGQALVIFKTRQAAENIVQKLDEVCLFLSNGRPLVGSIANISFPGRLQSTFFGHISIDRVKLQMQREMKGAVSTSHCSQPNTVEYDLAIDWCLLQERSELEWKILYKRQGRELRDLKDTLKSKRNEASMLGAS, from the exons ATGGTACAGGAAAATGAAGTTGAGAGTATTGAATTCAAGTGGGGCATAAAGAGAGGACTTGGTGGGAAGAAGAAAGACGTACAATTTTACGAATCATTTATGTATGACAGTGTGGAGTATCGGCTTTATGACTCTGTTTATATGTATATGGAAAGCGAGCCAGAGCCTTTCAttggtaaaattataaaaatatgggAAACTTCTGATAAGACGAAGAAAGTGAAAATCTTGTGGTTTTTCCGCCCTTGTGAGATTTCAAATTATCTTCAGGATAACACAGCTTCTGCCAATGAATTGTTTTTGGCATCTGGTACAGGTGCAGGACTTGCCAATATTAATCCTGTG GAAGCAATTGCTGGAAAGTGCAATGCTGTGTGTATTTCGAAGGACAGTAGAAATCCTCAGCCCTCAATTGAAGAATTGGAAATGGCTGACTTCATATTTTATCGTACATTTGATGTTGGGCGATGTGTGATCTCAGAGAAGATAAATGATGAAATTGCAGGAGTTGATG TCAAGCTTTTGTTTAACAAAGTCAATAGTCACAAAGATACCTTTGAAAATAATTTACATACCAATGGAACTTCAGTTTTGCCTGAGAACACATTAGGGGAATCCAAAACTCTGTCAGTGGATGGCGATCGTAGTTCAATTGATATTTCAGTAATTCAAAGAGCAAATTCTAAATTTCCGGTGTTTGACGTGAAATCTCCACTTGCACAAGATCACGAGTTGGCTGAAATGGTTAAGGTTGACCATACACCTGAAAGTCTATTTGGTGGCAAGAGCAAATCAAATTCTAAAGGTAAAGAAAGTGCAATTGCCAAACATAAATCTTCTTTGGGAGTGAAGTACACTTCTAATATAGGTGGACAATTAGGTGAAGAGTCCATGCTTGATGAACTGCAAAAAAATATTGCAACTAATACAATTGATTCAAGATCTAATGATAAAGAGATTTTAGATTTGAAGCTTGGGGTGGAATCGAAATCCGTACTTGAAAAAGGAAATGCTCCTAATATTGTTGTAGATATAGGGAAAAGGATGAATAATAATGGGCGAGAGAGCTCATCATATGGCAAGATCACTTCAAAGTCTAAAGATCATTTGGTAATGGGTGGAATTGAAGTTGGTAAGTTCTCTTCTAGTGTTGTTAAAGTTAATGATAAGCTTAAATCTATGAAGGTTTCTGGGAGAGTGGATGAGGGACCACGTAATATAGAACAACTAGATGGTTCTGAGAAAGTGTATGATGAAACTAAGAAGAAAATAGTGCAAAAATTGCATCATGATTCCCGTGGAGGTGAATTCAAGCCAGATCAAATGCTTATTGCTTCTAGAGAGAAATTTAAACGAGAGTGTGCGAAGGATTCCCATGGGAGTGAGAATAATTCTTCTAAGAAGCCAAAGCTGGACGAGCAAGTTACGAGCTATGTTGACAATCAGTTGCCTAAGGCATCTCCTACGGAGGCTACGAATGTTGTAAAGAGATCGTCTAGTAAAACATTTGAAGTCACTCCAAGAGAAGAAGTT gaaaacaaaaacaaatggtTTAATGGACTC GCTTGGAAGGAGTGGATACCGAATGCTCAAGAGCAAGGAAGGCTTGTCCTGCTCCAGAATTTGGATCCATCTTACACTGTTAAAGAAGTTCAG GATATTGTTTGGCATGCATTTGGAGAAAGTTGTTCCGTGATGCTGATTCAACGTACTGCTGTTTCGAGCCCTTATTCTG GTCAAGCTTTAGTTATATTCAAAACAAGGCAAGCAGCTGAGAATATTGTTCAGAAATTAGATGAAGTTTGCCTTTTTCTATCAAATGGGAG GCCTCTTGTCGGGAGCATTGCGAACATTAGTTTTCCTGGAAGGCTGCAGTCGACATTTTTTGGTCATATCTCAATTGATAGAGTTAAACTCCAAATGCAACGAGAGATG AAAGGAGCTGTTTCTACTTCACATTGCTCTCAACCAAACACGGTTGAATATGATTTGGCTATTGATTGGTGCTTGTTACAAGAAAGATCAGAACTAGAATGGAAAATTTTGTACAAG cGACAAGGGAGAGAGTTAAGAGACCTCAAGGACACTTTGAAGTCCAAAAGAAATGAAGCAAGCATGCTTGGAGCTAGTT GA